From a single Ciconia boyciana chromosome 4, ASM3463844v1, whole genome shotgun sequence genomic region:
- the EMC4 gene encoding ER membrane protein complex subunit 4 isoform X3 translates to MNLFIMYMAGNTISIFPAMMVCMMGWRPLQALMSLSATLKALESSSRRALQGLVFLVGNGLGLALALYKCQAMGLLPTRPSDWLAFVAPPQRMEFTGGGLIL, encoded by the exons ATGAACCTGTTCATCATGTACATGGCCGGCAACACCATCTCCATCTTCCCTGCCATGATGGTCTGCATGATGGGCTGGCGCCCGCTGCAGGCCCTCATGTCCCTCTCCGCCA CACTGAAGGCGCTGGAGAGCTCAAGCCGGCGGGCACTGCAGGGGCTGGTGTTCCTGGTGGGCAacgggctggggctggcgctGGCTCTTTACAAGTGCCAGGCCATGGGGCTGCTGCCCACCCGCCCCTCCGACTGGCTGGCCTTCGTCGCCCCCCCACAG CGGATGGAGTTCACTGGGGGGGGCCTGATCCTGTGA
- the EMC4 gene encoding ER membrane protein complex subunit 4 isoform X1: MAATAAVRGRRFKWSLELAAAPGGRPRGAAEGRGPLGFAERQLGEGGVHESDKILMEKRCWDVALAPLKQIPMNLFIMYMAGNTISIFPAMMVCMMGWRPLQALMSLSATLKALESSSRRALQGLVFLVGNGLGLALALYKCQAMGLLPTRPSDWLAFVAPPQRMEFTGGGLIL; the protein is encoded by the exons ATGGCGGCGACGGCAGCGGTTCGGGGGCGGCGCTTCAAGTGGTCGTTGGAGctggcggcggcgccgggggggcG GCCCCGTGGAGCCGCCGAGGGCCGCGGGCCGCTGGGGTTCGCCGAGCGGCAACTAGGGGAGGGCGGCGTCCACGAAAGCGACAAAATCCTCATGGAGAAG CGCTGCTGGGACGTGGCACTCGCGCCGCTGAAGCAGATCCCCATGAACCTGTTCATCATGTACATGGCCGGCAACACCATCTCCATCTTCCCTGCCATGATGGTCTGCATGATGGGCTGGCGCCCGCTGCAGGCCCTCATGTCCCTCTCCGCCA CACTGAAGGCGCTGGAGAGCTCAAGCCGGCGGGCACTGCAGGGGCTGGTGTTCCTGGTGGGCAacgggctggggctggcgctGGCTCTTTACAAGTGCCAGGCCATGGGGCTGCTGCCCACCCGCCCCTCCGACTGGCTGGCCTTCGTCGCCCCCCCACAG CGGATGGAGTTCACTGGGGGGGGCCTGATCCTGTGA
- the EMC4 gene encoding ER membrane protein complex subunit 4 isoform X2 produces the protein MEKRCWDVALAPLKQIPMNLFIMYMAGNTISIFPAMMVCMMGWRPLQALMSLSATLKALESSSRRALQGLVFLVGNGLGLALALYKCQAMGLLPTRPSDWLAFVAPPQRMEFTGGGLIL, from the exons ATGGAGAAG CGCTGCTGGGACGTGGCACTCGCGCCGCTGAAGCAGATCCCCATGAACCTGTTCATCATGTACATGGCCGGCAACACCATCTCCATCTTCCCTGCCATGATGGTCTGCATGATGGGCTGGCGCCCGCTGCAGGCCCTCATGTCCCTCTCCGCCA CACTGAAGGCGCTGGAGAGCTCAAGCCGGCGGGCACTGCAGGGGCTGGTGTTCCTGGTGGGCAacgggctggggctggcgctGGCTCTTTACAAGTGCCAGGCCATGGGGCTGCTGCCCACCCGCCCCTCCGACTGGCTGGCCTTCGTCGCCCCCCCACAG CGGATGGAGTTCACTGGGGGGGGCCTGATCCTGTGA